The sequence below is a genomic window from Acidilobus saccharovorans 345-15.
TCCCCACCCCCAACTATGGCCTGGCCCTCAGCCTCAGGCACCACATAGAAGCCATTTATGTCGTCTTCAACTATCACGTTAGGCGTCTGACCCCGCACGCTGTGGGCAGAGCACCTGTATATAGTGAAGTTGTCCCTTAAGCCGACGAGCTCTGGCGTCCAGGGCCCCGCCGCTATGAACTTCAGGTCCGCCTCCACTTCAAGGCCATTATAGAAGAGCCTGTCACCTTTTCGGATTACGGGACCCTCCTTCAAGGTGAAGCTCGCGTCGGCCAAAGCCTTGGTCAGGTGACCTAGGGCGTCGCCCGGACTTACTACCCCCTGCACCATAATGGAAACGGGCAAATCGTCGTCGCCAGCGAGCTTCAGGTTTAGCCCTCTTAACTCCTCGAGCCTCAGCACGTCAGCGTCTATGCCCTCGAGCCTCAGGGTGGAGATTACGTCCTTAATGCAGTGAAGTTCCTCAGGCCTTGGTATCCATAAGGTTTTTGTCATCCTCTCCACTCCGAGCTCTGCATAAGCCTTCACGCCCTCTATGGCATATCCAAGTAATGACCTAGGAAGCTGTAACGATATTATGCCCGCGGCCCTTGATGAGGCCCCATAGCCGACGGAGTTCGCCTCATAGAGGGTCACGTCATAGCCTCTTCGAACAAGTTCATAAGATATCCAGAGGCCTGAGAGGCCGCCGCCTACGACTGCGGCCCTTCCTCGTCTATGCAACATCGCACCTGTACGTTGACGGTAGTCCTGGAGGGTTATTAGCATTAGCATGTAGCTGCCGTGTCCAAAAGAAGGGATTGACTTAGAGGTTACAGATGGCGGCGCGGTTACCTCCTCATGGCCTCCGCGGCGAACTCGGCTATCCTCTTGACGCCTTCAACTATGTTATCCATGGACGTGGCGAAGCTGAACCTCACGAAGTCCCTGCCCAGCCTGTCAGGGAACGTGGTGCCGGGCAGCACTAGGACTCCCTTCTCGTAAAGAAGC
It includes:
- a CDS encoding NAD(P)/FAD-dependent oxidoreductase: MHRRGRAAVVGGGLSGLWISYELVRRGYDVTLYEANSVGYGASSRAAGIISLQLPRSLLGYAIEGVKAYAELGVERMTKTLWIPRPEELHCIKDVISTLRLEGIDADVLRLEELRGLNLKLAGDDDLPVSIMVQGVVSPGDALGHLTKALADASFTLKEGPVIRKGDRLFYNGLEVEADLKFIAAGPWTPELVGLRDNFTIYRCSAHSVRGQTPNVIVEDDINGFYVVPEAEGQAIVGGGDSQLVRPEDGFRLSQGEAYEVLELVAARLPDAENFYPVSSWAAPCISASDGMPVVGELNGYYILTGLDGAGLTLSPGLARLVVDVAEGVSKEDGRLSPRRLLYGRLNGPREPFDRLCEC